The genome window TTCATGAAGAAAAGTATGATAGAAATCAACAGGAACTGCTTGAAAAATATAATGAAACATATAGCGAGTATTTAAAGAACAGAGGGGAAACTCCAGCGGGATGGACCAATCGCATTGCAAACTTCTATGATAAATCCTACTACCCAAGTAATGCTAAAATGATTAAACAACAAGGATTCCTAGCGAAAGATATGCAAGATAACAATTAAAATGAAAGTAGCTATTATTAAAATGGTTCTCATATACCCGTTTTGTAATAGCTATTTTTTTATTTTATTTAGGAAAACTTATTTCAAAAGTAGCCCTTTTTCTAACATACGCACCATCCATTTCGCGATATAGAGTCAAAAACTTCTTAATTTATCCCTTGAGATACTATCTTTTCTTCCATCTAAAAAAAGCAGTTATTCCTCTCCTTCACTAAAGGAAGAGGAATAACTGCTTCTCTTTTTTTGTATCAGCTTAGATTACTTCTGGAAGAATAAAATAATTCGCTAGTTTAGCATTTACATGTGTCTGCCAATGATGTAACGGCACTGCATTCTTCTCTAATATTTTATAGGCATGAACCCATGCACTCATCTCTGCATTTACACGATAAGACCAATCATGCAACCACTTATCATGATCAAGGTCGCCATTCACATAATCAATAACATGGCCAATTTCATGTGCAAGTGCATAGATATTTTCCAATGAAAATTGATAAGGAACTGTTATATACATATTTGTATTAAAACTAATTTTTTTTGTCGAATCATATGCAACCTTGCACCCTAATTCTTCCGCAACCTTTACTACGTTCATAAATTTTTCTCTCGTAACTTTCATTCACATTTATCCCCTTTACCAAAATTTTCTACACTAAAAAAATATATATTTATGTTTATTATGTTCAAATTCGGCTATATAACCAATGTAACGTTAATTAAAAATCTTTAATAGGAGTGATAGAAATGGCAGACAACAAAATGAGCAGAGAAGAAGCAGGTAGAAAAGGCGGAGAAGCTACTTCTAAAAATCACGACAAGGATTTTTATCAAGAAATCGGACAAAAAGGTGGACAAGCTACTTCTGAAAACCACGACAAAGAATTCTACCAAGAAATCGGTAAAAAAGGTGGAGAAACCACTTCTGAAAACCATGACAAGGAATTCTACCAAGAAATTGGTAAAAAGGGTGGAGAAACCACTTCTGAAAACCATGACAAGGAATTCTACCAAGAAATTGGTAAAAAGGGTGGAGAAGCTACTTCTGAAAACCACGACAAAGAATTCTACCAAGAAATTGGTCGAAAAGGTGGAAATTCACGTAACGACAATAATTAATGGATACAGTAATATCCACTCACCCATAGTAGGATATGGGTAACAATCAAATAGAAATTCCACCAAAACAAGTTAATTAACTAAAGTAATGAAGGATAAAAACTGAGCAACAACCATTTAAGGGGCTGACCTGTACAAGATCAAATCTTTGTATTAGGTCAGTCCTTTTACATTATTATATTATATCATATTTTATTCAGAAAAGTTATTCAAAAGATTTGATTTTGATATTTGTTAGCACTTAATAAATATCAAAAAACGCTTTTCCCATCCTTTTCTTTTCCATATTATATCTTTGTTCAGGAAATTTGTAATTTAATGCTATTATTCCCATAAAACATTTGATAAAATATTTTTGTTAAGTTTTACAAAATTCGTTGATCACTCCCTTTAACACGATAAATATAATATAATCTAATATACCTATTAAAATAACATTATTTATGATTTAAAATAACTATAATTGAGATTTTTATAGATTATATTAATCTATTTTATTGTAAATAGAGAGAGGGAGTAAAATCGTGGGCATCATGAATGCAGGTGAGTTTATAGAAACCGTTTATTTTAAAGGTCTCCAAATTTCGTTAATGGCCGCTGGAGATGGGACCGAAGTAATCTATCATAGATTACAACCCGGTTCTAGTTGGGCGCTTGGACCGGAAGAAAATTGGGTTGGTCTTGAATTTATATATATACTCTCTGGAAAATTACTTTATCATACAGATGAAAGAACAATTGAATTAAATACTGGACAATCTTTCTCTGAGAGTCCCATAAAGAAATTTACCAATTTTCATTCTCAGGAAGAAACTGAGTTTATATATGTAACAAGTCAGCCAGTTTTTCATAATTATAGCAAACTTTCAAAAGATTTAATGGAATTAGCCATTTCCATTGAGGAGAAAGATGGCTATACCGTTGATCACTGTGAAAGAATAAAACATTATTCCATGTTGGTGGGGAAAGCACTTGAATTGTCCACTAAACAAATTACACTTTTAAATCTCGCTTCGTTT of Niallia circulans contains these proteins:
- the gsiB gene encoding glucose starvation-inducible protein GsiB; the protein is MADNKMSREEAGRKGGEATSKNHDKDFYQEIGQKGGQATSENHDKEFYQEIGKKGGETTSENHDKEFYQEIGKKGGETTSENHDKEFYQEIGKKGGEATSENHDKEFYQEIGRKGGNSRNDNN
- a CDS encoding HD domain-containing phosphohydrolase, which produces MNAGEFIETVYFKGLQISLMAAGDGTEVIYHRLQPGSSWALGPEENWVGLEFIYILSGKLLYHTDERTIELNTGQSFSESPIKKFTNFHSQEETEFIYVTSQPVFHNYSKLSKDLMELAISIEEKDGYTVDHCERIKHYSMLVGKALELSTKQITLLNLASFFHDVGKVRVPLEILQKPSKLTSEEWEIMKKHTTFGRQLLEETNIPLLNEIALIVEQHHERYDGKGYPKGLKKDEITIESAIISVVDSFDAMTTDRVYKKGKSAEEAFQEILNNRGTMYHPKVVDTFIALKEEIIKYEKGESL